DNA from Vulpes vulpes isolate BD-2025 chromosome 9, VulVul3, whole genome shotgun sequence:
CACACTTGGCACACTCATAGGGCTTCTCCCCAGTGTGGGTTCTCTGGTGCACAGTGAGGCTCGACCTTTGCCGGAAGGCCTTGCCACACTCATTGCATGTGTAAGGTTTTTCCCCattatgaattctctgatgaatAAGCAGGTACGAGCTACATGtgaaggccttcccacactcATTACACACATAAGGAAGATCTCCACTGTGAATCCTCTGATGCACAATAAGGCAAGATAGCTGACTGAAGGCTTTTCCACACTCACTGCAATCATAAGGTTTCTCTGCAGTGTGAATTCTCTGGTGCACAATAAGATGTGAAAAACAACTAAAGGCTTTTCCACACTCTTTACACTCATATGGCTTCTCACCAGTATGGCTTCGTTGATGTACAATAAGATTTGCACTCTGGGTAAAGGCTTTGCCACAATCATTACAGGCAAAGggcttctccccagtgtggaTCCTCTGGTGGACAATGAGGTTTGAGCTCCGAGTAAATGTTTTCCCACACTCATTACATTCATAGCATTTTTCTGTAATGTGGACTTTCTGGTGCCGAGCAAGTTGTGAGCTATAACTGAAGGCTTTCTCACATTCACTGCACTTAAAGGTTTTTTCTAAGGAGTGGATTTTTTGATGTACAGTCAGATTTGAACTCTGagtgaaggctttcccacattttGAACATACATATGGTTTCTGTCCAGTGTGGATTCGCTGATGTACGACAAGGTTTGCACTCTGAATGAAGGCCTTTCCACACTCATGACATTCGAAGGGTTTCTCCCCAGTGTGGATTCGCTGATGCACTACGAGGTTTGCACTCTGACTAAAGCCTTTTCCACACACACTACATGTGAAAGGTTTCTGTCCAGGCTGgcttttctgatttttaacaGAGCTAGAACTAAGGCTGTATCTTTCCCCAGACTGCTGACATTTCTGATCTTCCTCTACTTTGAAGCTTTCAGGTACATGACAGTCCTTCACTGCCATATGTCTGAaacctttcttttccctcttaatTCTTTGCCTCTTTATCATGTTCCCTTTTTCACAGGCTTCTCCTAACTCAGGTCCTTGAGGATTAACTTTCTGGATTCTTCCTGATATTATGAAGGGTTTTTCTGCTTCATCACATATCTCAGTTTTTGGAACCAATAACTGTGGGTTCTTGGTTTCAGCACctgaaacaacaaacaaaagtatAAATGTCAGCTTATTCTGGCTTAGAAAAAGAACAGGATCATCAAGTGACAAATGTCAGGATGTATGTGACTTCGGTGTATGTGTAAAATGGCTTCATCAAAGAAAAGAATTCCCCCATGTGTCACCTCTCCCCTGTAGGTTCTTCTGCCACACCCAGAGCAGACTCCACTGATTCGTGGTCTTTCCAGCACTTCCACTTACCTCCATTGGACATCCAACACTGCCTCATGCAGGAAAGCCATCTTCAGA
Protein-coding regions in this window:
- the ZNF35 gene encoding zinc finger protein 35, producing MTAQLREAMDLTAWGSVMVKKEEEEEENFLGQASSQQVHSENIKVWAPGEGPQTALDISEQEEKGPNMFWDMAVVLKATQEAPTGSTIGSYSLPGTLAKNEILDTHGIMTSLGAETKNPQLLVPKTEICDEAEKPFIISGRIQKVNPQGPELGEACEKGNMIKRQRIKREKKGFRHMAVKDCHVPESFKVEEDQKCQQSGERYSLSSSSVKNQKSQPGQKPFTCSVCGKGFSQSANLVVHQRIHTGEKPFECHECGKAFIQSANLVVHQRIHTGQKPYVCSKCGKAFTQSSNLTVHQKIHSLEKTFKCSECEKAFSYSSQLARHQKVHITEKCYECNECGKTFTRSSNLIVHQRIHTGEKPFACNDCGKAFTQSANLIVHQRSHTGEKPYECKECGKAFSCFSHLIVHQRIHTAEKPYDCSECGKAFSQLSCLIVHQRIHSGDLPYVCNECGKAFTCSSYLLIHQRIHNGEKPYTCNECGKAFRQRSSLTVHQRTHTGEKPYECAKCGAAFISNSHLMRHHRTHLVE